The genomic DNA CGTCGAAGTTGGCGTCGGCTCCGGAGTTCCCGACCGCCGAAGCCACCCGGCCCCAGTTCGCGTCCTCCCCGAACAGGGCCGTCTTGACCAGGGTCGATTCGGCGATCGCCCGGGCCGCCCGGACTGCGTCGGCTTTCGAGGCGGCGCCGGTGACCCTCACCGTGACGAACTTGGTGACCCCCTCGCCGTCGGACACCATCTGGCGGCTGAGCGAGTCGCAGACGGCAAGCAGGGCCGCTTCGAGCTCGGTCGGGTCGGGCCTAACGCCGGAAGCGCCGTTGGCGAAGACCAGGAGGGTGTCGTTGGTGCTGGTGTCGCCGTCGATGGTTATCGCATTGAACGTCTTGTCGGCCACCCGGTGTAGCGCCGCCTGCAGGATCTCGCGGTCGACTACCGCGTCGGTGGTGACCACCGCGAGCATCGTGCCCATGTTGGGGTTGATCATCCCGGCCCCCTTGGCTATGCCGCCCAGGTGCCAGGCGTGGGTCGAGGCGACCGCAGCCAGCTTCGGCACGGTGTCGGTGGTCATGATCGCCCGGGCGGCGATCCCGTCGTCCACCCCCAGGGCGGATGCCGCGTTGTTGATGCCGGCCACGACCTTGTCCATCGGGAGCAGGGCCCCGATGAGGCCGGTGGAGCACACAAAAACCTCGTCCGCAGGAACGCCCAGCGCATCGGCGGCCGCCTGGGACATCGCCTCGGCGTCCGCCAGGCCCTGGGCCCCGGTGCAGGCGTTGGCACCCCCGGAGTTTATGACCACGGCCCGGCCGGTCCCCCCGGCGAGCCGCGCCCGCGAGACCTTCACCGGCGCCGCAGCGACGTTGTTCCGGGTGAAGACGCCCGCCACCACCGCGGGCTGGGTGGAGACCACCAGGGCGACGTCGGGGTTGCCGGTTCTCTTGAGCCCGGCGCTGACGCCGGCCGCCAGGAAGCCCTGTGCGGCGCAGACCCCGCCGGTTACGGGTACAAGGCTCATGGAAGAAGGGGCCGGTCGCCGAGGCCGGTCGCCTCCGGCAGTCCGAACATCAGGTTGGCGTTCTGCACCGCCTGGCCCGCGGCCCCCTTGCCCAGGTTGTCGATCGCGGCAAAGGCGAGCACCCGTCCGGTCCGGGCGTCGAAGCGGACCGCGACCTCTGCGAAGTTGGTGCCGCTGAGCCGTTTGGTCCGCGGCAGGTCGCCGTCCAGGATTCGCACGAAGGCTTCGTCCCGGTACGCCTCGGTGAGGGCGGCCGACAGGTCTGCCTGGGTCGTCGAAGGCGTGGCCTGGGCGGCGCAGCTGGCGAGAATGCCCCGGTTCATCGGCACGAGGTGCGGAACGAAGCTCACCCGGGTCGGGTGCCCGGCCGCGAGAGTAAGCTCCTGCTCGATCTCGGCGATGTGCTTGTGCCCGGTCACCGCGTAGGGCGACAGGTTCTCGTTGGCCGAGCAGAAGTCGAAGCCCTCTCCCCCGGCCCGCCCGGCGCCGGAGACGCCCGACTTGGCGTCGACGTGAATGCCTTCGGACTCGACCAGCCCGGCCGAAACCAGGGGCACAAGCGCCAGCAGCGCGGCGGTCGAGTAGCAGCCCGGGTTCGCCACCCGGTCCGCCTCGGCGACCTCCTTGCGGTGGAACTCGGTCAGCCCGTATACCCAGTCGCCGAGCGATTCCGGTTGGGCGTGCGCCTCGCCGAACCACTCCTCGTACTGGCTTGCGTCGTCCAGCCGGTGGTCGCCGCCGAGGTCGACAACCTTCGCCCCCCCATCGGCGAACAGCCCCATGCTGGCGTTGTGGGGAAGGGAGGAGAAGACGAGGTCGGCGCCGGACTGGAGGGCCTCGTCAACCGACACGAAGGTCAGGTCGGCGACCGACTTCAGGGACGGGTAGGCGCCGGCGACCGGCTTGCCGACCTGGGACGAGGCCGCCGCAGCCGTTACGCTCATGCCCGGGTGCGCCTCGAGGATACGGAGCAGCTCCGCCCCCGCAAAACCCGATGCCCCCAGCACCGCCGCCGATATCGTCACTCGTCGCTCCCTTTATGCACTATTCATGAATTCTATTCATATTTTTGAATAAGGATTCGAGATTACCACGAATCGACGCTCAGAAGATGCTGCATCAGCGGTAATCCCTGACTCTCAGCGCAGCTTTGGCGTCAAGGCGGACTGCCGGGTCGGGATCATCGAGGAGCCGGGTGAGGACCTCCCGGATCTCGGGAGTGTCGGCTGTGATCTCGTTGACCAGGTCGTACAGAGCCAGCTCCTTCACGTCACCGACGGGATCCTCAGCGAGCCGGAGCTGCACCGCTATCACCCGCGGGTCGTCGGGCCCGCAGCCCACGATGCTGAAGGCGATCCCACGGCGTATATCGGGGTCGCTGTGGGTGGAGAACCTAACC from Actinomycetota bacterium includes the following:
- the argJ gene encoding bifunctional glutamate N-acetyltransferase/amino-acid acetyltransferase ArgJ codes for the protein MSLVPVTGGVCAAQGFLAAGVSAGLKRTGNPDVALVVSTQPAVVAGVFTRNNVAAAPVKVSRARLAGGTGRAVVINSGGANACTGAQGLADAEAMSQAAADALGVPADEVFVCSTGLIGALLPMDKVVAGINNAASALGVDDGIAARAIMTTDTVPKLAAVASTHAWHLGGIAKGAGMINPNMGTMLAVVTTDAVVDREILQAALHRVADKTFNAITIDGDTSTNDTLLVFANGASGVRPDPTELEAALLAVCDSLSRQMVSDGEGVTKFVTVRVTGAASKADAVRAARAIAESTLVKTALFGEDANWGRVASAVGNSGADANFDGLTISMAGVRLLTAGASEGMEAIDNARAAMSKNEITIECDLGVGSDEATILTSDLTPDYVTLNAEYEL
- the argC gene encoding N-acetyl-gamma-glutamyl-phosphate reductase — its product is MTISAAVLGASGFAGAELLRILEAHPGMSVTAAAASSQVGKPVAGAYPSLKSVADLTFVSVDEALQSGADLVFSSLPHNASMGLFADGGAKVVDLGGDHRLDDASQYEEWFGEAHAQPESLGDWVYGLTEFHRKEVAEADRVANPGCYSTAALLALVPLVSAGLVESEGIHVDAKSGVSGAGRAGGEGFDFCSANENLSPYAVTGHKHIAEIEQELTLAAGHPTRVSFVPHLVPMNRGILASCAAQATPSTTQADLSAALTEAYRDEAFVRILDGDLPRTKRLSGTNFAEVAVRFDARTGRVLAFAAIDNLGKGAAGQAVQNANLMFGLPEATGLGDRPLLP